In Oreochromis niloticus isolate F11D_XX linkage group LG5, O_niloticus_UMD_NMBU, whole genome shotgun sequence, a single window of DNA contains:
- the LOC112846904 gene encoding piggyBac transposable element-derived protein 4, translated as MAVCNFPKMVDFWRRNTIFHVPFPATVMSRDRFLAIASNLNISDPEDNVANEKKKKQGTEDYDTLQSVRPLLEMMRYHCMGNYHPKQHISVGERMVTSKARLAIKQYTKAKLTKWGLKYFVLADVNGCTIDFMLYMGKSKLLSGKGLSFDEVTSLVDKDYLGLGYIVYCDNFYTSPSLFQHLKKQGFGACGTSTSADSCDRIQEMHGRSGYIRPDAGNKFSPSQNQKMEHDSFPASSGHCSYQQLHPSQRAVHQQATEAQDLPGLPGGARCTPPGCLLGYQPESPSQGQFPVPMSTGDMGKRQRASMGRKQCIVCKRSTP; from the exons ATGGCAGTCTGCAATTTCCCAAAAATGGTAGACTTTTGGAGGAGAAACACAATTTTTCACGTTCCTTTTCCTGCCACGGTTATGTCCAGAGACCGGTTTCTGGCCATCGCTTCTAACCTTAATATCAGTGATCCAGAAGATAATGTggccaatgaaaaaaaaaaaaaacaaggcacAGAGGACTATGACACACTACAGTCGGTCAGACCCCTCCTTGAAATGATGAGATATCATTGCATGG GTAACTACCACCCAAAGCAGCATATTTCAGTTGGTGAGAGGATGGTTACTTCAAAGGCAAGATTAGCCATCAAGCAATACACGAAAGCCAAGCTCACCAAGTGGGGGctaaaatattttgttcttgCTGATGTGAATGGCTGCACCATAGATTTCATGCTGTACATGGGGAAATCAAAGTTGTTATCAGGGAAAGGACTCTCTTTTGATGAGGTTACATCACTAGTGGACAAAGACTATCTGGGATTGGGTTACATTGTCTACTGTGACAACTTCTACACTAGCCCATCCCTCTTCCAACACTTGAAAAAGCAGGGATTTGGGGCTTGTGGTACATCGACATCGGCCGACAGCTGTGACCGAATACAAGAAATGCATGGCAGGAGTGGATACATCAGACCAGATGCTGGGAACAAATTCAGTCCATCGCAAAACCAGAAGATGGAACATGACAGTTTTCCAGCATCTTCTGGACATTGCAGTTACCAACAGCTTCATCCTTCACAAAGAGCTGTGCATCAGCAAGCAACAGAAGCACAAGACTTGCCAGGCCTTCCAGGAGGAGCTCGCTGCACACCTCCTGGGTGTTTGCTTGGTTACCAGCCCGAGTCCCCAAGTCAAGGACAGTTTCCTGTCCCTATGAGCACTGGAGATATGGGAAAGAGGCAGAGGGCAAGCATGGGAAGGAAGCAGTGCATTGTCTGTAAGAGAAGCACTCCTTGA
- the kaznb gene encoding kazrin, periplakin interacting protein b isoform X3: MRSEKEEGKTVLLREEVVQLQEEVHLLRQMKDMLTKDLEETQGGCSANLLSATELRVQLGDKEQELDRAKEALQAMKADRKRLKVEKADLANQMQQLYTTLESREEQLREFIRNYDQHRKESEDAVKALAKEKDVLEREKWDLRRQTKESTEQASILRSQLDMKENRIKELEAELTMAKQSLATLTKDVPKRHSVAMPTEPVVNGSQEWVMHADLPLTAAIRQSQQTLYHGHTTDRQAVVRISPCHSRQPSVISEASAADGDRSSTPSDINSPRHRTHSLCNSMEDLEDQKRKKKKEKMTLGSLSRVFARGKQRKSLDPGLFDDSDSLTQQSLSDGEEQLDRLQQAELTRNTCMSLWRAGAVQAWLEVVMGMPMYIRACSENVKSGKVLLGLTDDDLELGLGISNPIHRRKIRLAIEDYRRAEGDQGLSKASEMDHHWVATSWLSDVGLPQYSQTFQSHLVDGRVLNSLNRRDLERFLNISDQFHQTSLLLGIQLLQMLSFDKEALQARRTKCEHQNWDPIVWTCHRVMKWIRDIDLKEFADNLQGKGIHGAVMALDQSFDTDAMAKALGIPSNKHMLHRHLYEEMKSLAVPLSNTEQDTEVIGCSSPVAVNRFADERMSIRRSGKSPLRLRANSHSVERSLGFHGSCSSLPREARVQAVPRAKGSPMHTYKSVEITNV; the protein is encoded by the exons TGTTGCTGCGTGAAGAGGTGGTCCAGCTCCAAGAGGAGGTCCACCTGCTGAGGCAAATGAAGGACATGTTGACTAAAGACCTGGAGGAGACCCAGGGCGGCTGCTCTGCCAATCTGCTTTCTGCCACAGAGCTCCGTGTGCAGCTGGGTGACAAGGAGCAGGAGCTGGACCGTGCCAAGGAGGCCTTACAAG cTATGAAAGCTGACCGTAAGCGGCTGAAGGTGGAGAAAGCAGACTTGGCGAATCAGATGCAGCAGCTGTACACAACActggagagcagagaggagcagCTGCGAGAGTTCATACGCAACTACGACCAGCATCGAAAG GAGAGTGAGGATGCAGTGAAAGCCCTGGCAAAGGAGAAGGACGTGCTGGAGAGGGAGAAGTGGGACCTGAGGAGGCAGAccaaagaatccacagagcaggCCAGCATCCTGCGTTCTCAGCTGGATATGAAGGAGAACAGGATTAAAGAACTGGAGGCCGAGCTCACAATG gCAAAGCAGTCTCTGGCCACTCTGACTAAAGACGTACCAAAACGCCACTCGGTGGCTATGCCAACAGAACCGGTGGTGAACGGCAGTCAGGAGTGGGTGATGCACGCCGACCTTCCGCTCACGGCCGCCATCCGCCAGAGCCAACAGACCCTCTACCACGGACACACCACAGACAGACAGG CTGTGGTCAGGATCAGCCCCTGCCACTCACGTCAGCCTTCTGTGATCTCTGAAGCCTCTGCGGCTGACGGAGACCGCTCGTCAACGCCAAGTGACATCAACTCACCTCGTCACCGGACCCACTCCCTCTGCAAT TCTATGGAGGACCTTGAGGACCAGAAgcggaagaagaagaaggaaaagatgACACTGGGATCCCTATCAAGGGTGTTCGCTCGGGGCAAGCAGCGCAAGTCACTGGATCCCGGCTTGTTTGATG ACTCTGATAGCCTCACACAGCAAAGCCTGTCTGATGGAGAAGAGCAGCTGGACCGCCTCCAGCAGGCGGAGCTGACTCGAAACACATGCATGTCACTGTGGAGGGCAGGTGCAGTCCAGGCCTGGCTGGAGGTTGTCATGGGAATGCCCATGTACATCCGAGCCTGCTCTGAAAACGTCAAAAGTGGGAAG GTGCTTCTAGGCCTGACGGATGACGATTTAGAGCTAGGTCTGGGCATCAGTAATCCAATTCATCGCAGGAAAATAAGATTGGCTATTGAGGATTACAGGAGAGCTGAAGGGGACCAAGG ATTATCAAAAGCATCTGAGATGGACCATCACTGGGTTGCAACATCATGGCTGAGTGATGTCGGACTGCCTCAGTACTCCCAGACCTTTCAGTCTCACTTGGTGGACGGACGAGTGCTTAACTCTTTGAACCGCAGAGACTTGGAGAGATTTCTCAACATCAGTGACCAGTTCCATCAGACCAGTCTACTTCTGGGaatccagctgctgcagatgcTCAGCTTTGATAAAGAG GCCCTGCAGGCACGGCGGACAAAATGCGAGCACCAAAACTGGGATCCCATTGTTTGGACATGTCACAGAGTGATGAAGTGGATCAGAGACATCGACCTCAAG GAGTTTGCAGACAATCTTCAGGGTAAAGGGATTCATGGTGCAGTGATGGCTCTGGATCAGTCTTTCGACACAGATGCCATGGCCAAAGCCCTGGGCATCCCCAGCAACAAACACATGCTTCATCGGCACCTGTATGAAGAGATGAAGTCACTCGCTGTCCCTCTCAG TAATACCGAGCAGGACACTGAGGTGATTGGTTGTTCCTCTCCTGTCGCTGTTAACCGTTTTGCTGATGAGAGGATGTCTATAAGAAGATCCGGAAAG agtCCGCTGAGGTTACGAGCAAACAGCCACTCTGTGGAGCGAAGTCTGGGCTTCCACGGCAGCTGCAGCTCTCTGCCCAGAGAGGCCAGAGTTCAGGCGGTTCCCCGAGCCAAAGGCAGCCCGATGCACACCTACAAGAGTGTCGAAATCACCAACGTCTGA